The Halobacterium litoreum genome includes a region encoding these proteins:
- a CDS encoding TrkH family potassium uptake protein codes for MTLRVDYRASFALVGTVVKWLSVPLVAPLLVAVYYGDGGIAAFAATIVVAYAAGAALESVGDVEDMGAREGFLMVAATWFAVSLVGALPYLFAAHGVPGVVEASAPSSALGHPVDALFETMSGFTTTGATVMESISFDTHSHAILLWRQLTQWLGGMGIVVLAVAILPELSVGGAQLMDAEAPGPGIQKLTPRIAETARALWLAYAGITALEIVLLYGLHVGGLAPNMGLYNAVAHGLTTLSTGGFSPEARSIEAFSAAVQWLIIPFMVAAGTNFALFWHVLQGEHDHLFEDGEFRAYVGAVGVVTAALAALLFTGPELGLGEALAPISGHLEPALRHAAFQAAAIVTTTGYASLDFTAWGVDAQFVLFVAMFIGGSAGSTGGAVKIVRWVVIAKALKRELFTTVHPDAVEPVRLGGNPVDEQAIRGIYAFTAVYFACFVFGTAFVVLDSTHIQNFSILEGMSAVAATVGNVGPGFGVVGPMNNYQPFTDASKLLMVGLMWIGRLEILPVLVLLTDAYWRS; via the coding sequence CTACCGCGCGAGTTTCGCGCTCGTCGGCACCGTCGTGAAGTGGCTGTCCGTGCCACTGGTCGCACCGCTCCTCGTGGCGGTCTACTACGGGGACGGCGGCATCGCGGCGTTCGCGGCGACCATCGTCGTGGCGTACGCCGCCGGTGCGGCCCTGGAATCCGTCGGGGACGTCGAGGACATGGGCGCCCGCGAGGGGTTCCTGATGGTGGCGGCGACGTGGTTCGCGGTGAGTCTCGTGGGCGCGCTCCCGTACCTGTTCGCGGCCCACGGCGTTCCGGGCGTCGTCGAAGCGAGCGCGCCGTCGTCGGCGCTCGGCCACCCCGTGGACGCGCTGTTCGAGACGATGAGCGGGTTCACGACGACCGGCGCGACGGTGATGGAGTCTATCTCCTTCGACACGCACTCCCACGCCATCCTGCTGTGGCGGCAACTCACGCAGTGGCTCGGCGGCATGGGTATCGTGGTGCTGGCCGTCGCCATCCTCCCCGAGTTGTCCGTGGGTGGCGCGCAACTGATGGACGCCGAGGCGCCGGGGCCGGGCATCCAGAAACTCACGCCGCGCATCGCGGAGACGGCGCGCGCGCTCTGGCTGGCGTACGCGGGCATTACCGCGCTCGAAATCGTGTTGCTGTACGGCCTCCACGTCGGCGGTCTCGCGCCGAACATGGGGCTGTACAACGCCGTCGCCCACGGCCTGACGACGCTGTCGACGGGCGGTTTCAGCCCCGAAGCGCGCTCCATCGAGGCGTTCTCCGCGGCGGTGCAGTGGCTCATCATCCCGTTCATGGTGGCGGCGGGGACGAACTTCGCGCTGTTCTGGCACGTCCTCCAGGGGGAGCACGACCACCTCTTCGAGGACGGCGAGTTCCGGGCGTACGTCGGCGCCGTCGGCGTCGTCACCGCGGCGCTCGCGGCGCTGCTGTTCACCGGCCCCGAACTCGGCCTCGGCGAGGCGCTCGCACCGATTTCGGGGCACCTCGAACCGGCGCTCCGGCACGCGGCGTTCCAGGCCGCGGCCATCGTGACGACCACGGGGTACGCGAGCCTCGATTTCACCGCGTGGGGCGTCGACGCCCAGTTCGTGTTGTTCGTCGCGATGTTCATCGGCGGGAGCGCGGGGAGCACCGGCGGCGCAGTGAAAATCGTGCGCTGGGTGGTCATCGCGAAGGCGCTGAAACGCGAGTTGTTCACGACCGTCCACCCGGACGCCGTCGAGCCGGTGCGCCTCGGCGGGAATCCGGTCGACGAGCAGGCGATTCGCGGCATCTACGCGTTCACCGCCGTCTACTTCGCGTGTTTCGTCTTCGGCACCGCGTTCGTCGTCCTCGACTCGACGCACATCCAGAACTTCAGCATCCTCGAAGGGATGAGCGCCGTCGCGGCGACCGTCGGGAACGTCGGGCCGGGGTTCGGCGTCGTCGGCCCGATGAACAACTACCAGCCGTTCACGGACGCGTCGAAACTCCTGATGGTCGGCTTGATGTGGATCGGACGTCTCGAAATCCTGCCCGTACTCGTGTTACTGACGGACGCCTACTGGCGGTCGTAG